A region of the Nitrospirota bacterium genome:
CAGGAGGATGATTGGTCGGGGAGATACTCAAGAAACGACGGGAAGAACTGGGGCATGATCTTAGGGACATCTCCAATATCCTGAAAATCAAGCATGATTACCTGAAGGCAATCGAGGAAGGTTCGTTCGAGAAACTTCCTGAGCCTGTATATATAAAAGGCTATATCCGGAAATACTCAGAACACCTTAAGATAGATCCTGAAACCACTCTTCATGCGTATAATCAGCAGGTATCTTCAACAGAAAAGAGAGAAGTCCCGGATCATCCGGTTACGCTGCAAAAACGTTTCAAGCTCAGGTATGTGGTAATCCCCGCTATTTTTGCCGTTGTTGTCGCAGTTTCTCTCTCTGTCATTTCCTCATTCACTTCAAAAGAACCGGCAGATACGCGCAATATTCCGGAATCCCAAAAGCAGCTTTCTTTGCCGGCTGAACCAGCGCAAAATACCCATGATACTGTTCCGCAAAGCCAGCCATCCCCTGAACCACCTCAGGTTCCCGCAAACACAGTCATTCCCGGACCAGAAACAGCCGGAAAAACCCTTCCTGCTGACCATACGCCGCATACTCTGGAGGTAAAGGCAACCGATATTACCTGGTTCTCTGTCAGGATAGATGAAAAAAATCCCAGAGAGATTACGATAACTCCCGGTGAAACTCTGAAATTTCACGCGGAGAAAGTCTTTTCGCTTACAATCGGAAATGCGGGCGGAGTGAAACTGATTTTTGACGGCAAAGAGGTCAGGAAACTTGGAGAAAAAGGGGAAGTTGTGAAAATCACTCTGCCTGAATCCCGGTTGTAAAGAGGAGGTTCTGAACTATCACAGCGCATTGACTCTTGTCATGCAGGCCCAATATAGTTAGCTGATGCAGCCAAAGAAAGACAAAAGAAGATTCACACGATACAAACACAAAACAGACTTTTACCTTTCCTATAAAAATACCTCAATAAAAGCCTGGATTACCGATTACTCCCTGCAGGGCATCGGGTTCCTGATTGATGCTCCGCCATCAACTCCTCTTGAGACAGACGTACATTTTCATATTCATATACTTCAAGCCGATGGGGAAGGCAAAATAATATGGTCTGAGACAACCGATTCCCAGATCAGGGGAGGAATCGAGATAAAAGAAATCCGCGGGTCTCTCAGGCACTATCCGCTGGCTGATATACTTATCGATCTGCAGAGAAGCCTGAAAACAGGGGCCCTCGACATCCGGAGCGGCCCGTTTATCAGAAGAATCTATATCAGAAACGGCGCGCTGGTTTTTGCAACTTCCAATAAGGAAGAAGACCGTTTTGTCGAAGTTCTTCTCAGGACAGGGAAGATAACCAGCGATCAATATTATCAGATAACCGACCGTGCGCAAAAAAAGGGGAAAAGTCACAGTGAGATCCTTATTGAACTCGGATATCTCTCTTCTCAGGACATCATCCAGGCAATACAGTATCAGGTCGAGACGATAATCCTGAGCCTTTTTCAGCTGGAAGACGGAGCGGTTACTTTCGTTGAAGGCCCGATGGTGTCCGAAAAGGCCGTGAAACTCAGGCTGAACGCAGCAGATATCATATTCCGGGGGATAAAAACAATAAAAAACCCCCAGCACATCGAAAACGTTATGCCTCCGGCAGATACCATACCGGTAAGTTCCATCGAAAAGTCAGCTCTGCAGGAGGACATTGTTCTCGAAAAACCGGACAGGGATATTTTGGAATTAATCGACGGGAAACGAACAATAAAAGAAATACTGTCGGCATCGCCAACAGACGCCTTCAGGACGATCAAAACCCTGTATGCCCTTCTCAGTCTTCAGATAGTCGAAATGACCGAGACAGAACCCCCCGTAGAGGAAAAACCGCATGACGATACGGTAACTGAACCGGAACTTGTGGATGACCCCGATTTCGTAAAAAGAGTCGAAGAGCTGTACGGCAAAATAGACTCCTCCGACTATTACAGTATTCTCGGGGTCGAAAAATGGGCCACGCTGGAACAGATAAAAAAAGCGTATCATAAGGCCGCCAGAGAATTCCATCCCGACAGACATTCCGGATCGTCGTCTTCTGCATTAAGAATGAAACTGAACACGACCTTTTCCCGTCTTACGGACATATACAAAATTCTGTCCGATTCCAAACTGCGAATGGAATATGACCAGCGCCTGACACAGGGACCGGACACAATGCGGACAGACAACATCGCCATGGCAAGAGCAGCTTACAGAGAAGGGAAGGAGGCATTTCACAGGGGAATGTATGCCGAGGCAAAAGAACTGTTTGGACGGGCTGTGTATCTTGACAGTTCGGTACCCAACTACCATTACTACCTGGGACTTATATATCAAAAAGAGAAAAGGTTCCATGAGGCAGGGAAGATCATGACCGAGGCACTGAAACTCGACCCGAATAATTCTGAATATCTTGCTGAACTCGGCTATCTGTACATCCACCTGGGATTTCCGCTGAGGGCAAAGTCTGCCTTCGAAAAGGCGATAAGAAATGACCCCCGCAATAAAAAGGCTCTCGAGGGACTGCAGAAAGTAAAAGCTGTTGCCGATTGAGTCCTGAATAGTAAATAATACTGGAGAGAAAGCAGGCAAGTGAAATATGATCAGAAGTACTTTCAGCATATTAAACGGTATCGGCGAAAGGCTTGAAAAAAAACTGTGGCGCTCGGGCATACTTACCTGGGGAGATTTTATCAATTCCCCCCGGATAGACTTCCTGAATCCGCTCAAGAAGAATCTCTATGATTCACGTCTGTCCGAAGCCCTTACCGAACTCGCGAATGCAAATGCGGAATATTTTGCAGCTTCCGTCAAAAGAAGGGAACACTGGAGACTTTTCGAAAAATTCAGGGGAGACGCCGTCTGTCTAGATATAG
Encoded here:
- a CDS encoding RodZ domain-containing protein; its protein translation is MVGEILKKRREELGHDLRDISNILKIKHDYLKAIEEGSFEKLPEPVYIKGYIRKYSEHLKIDPETTLHAYNQQVSSTEKREVPDHPVTLQKRFKLRYVVIPAIFAVVVAVSLSVISSFTSKEPADTRNIPESQKQLSLPAEPAQNTHDTVPQSQPSPEPPQVPANTVIPGPETAGKTLPADHTPHTLEVKATDITWFSVRIDEKNPREITITPGETLKFHAEKVFSLTIGNAGGVKLIFDGKEVRKLGEKGEVVKITLPESRL
- a CDS encoding DUF4388 domain-containing protein, whose translation is MQPKKDKRRFTRYKHKTDFYLSYKNTSIKAWITDYSLQGIGFLIDAPPSTPLETDVHFHIHILQADGEGKIIWSETTDSQIRGGIEIKEIRGSLRHYPLADILIDLQRSLKTGALDIRSGPFIRRIYIRNGALVFATSNKEEDRFVEVLLRTGKITSDQYYQITDRAQKKGKSHSEILIELGYLSSQDIIQAIQYQVETIILSLFQLEDGAVTFVEGPMVSEKAVKLRLNAADIIFRGIKTIKNPQHIENVMPPADTIPVSSIEKSALQEDIVLEKPDRDILELIDGKRTIKEILSASPTDAFRTIKTLYALLSLQIVEMTETEPPVEEKPHDDTVTEPELVDDPDFVKRVEELYGKIDSSDYYSILGVEKWATLEQIKKAYHKAAREFHPDRHSGSSSSALRMKLNTTFSRLTDIYKILSDSKLRMEYDQRLTQGPDTMRTDNIAMARAAYREGKEAFHRGMYAEAKELFGRAVYLDSSVPNYHYYLGLIYQKEKRFHEAGKIMTEALKLDPNNSEYLAELGYLYIHLGFPLRAKSAFEKAIRNDPRNKKALEGLQKVKAVAD